One Cylindrospermum stagnale PCC 7417 DNA segment encodes these proteins:
- a CDS encoding HNH endonuclease signature motif containing protein, with protein sequence MEINATGFHLIKFSWFNIQRHQLVLGRSSPDDSTLKDYWKEREKVKASNHPKSIQKIAEKQGHVCPVCGQSLYNGEEIHKHHKFPRKKGGLDTYSNLELVHLYCHHQFHSGATAT encoded by the coding sequence TTGGAGATAAACGCTACAGGTTTTCACCTGATAAAATTTTCTTGGTTCAATATTCAAAGGCATCAACTTGTTCTTGGTAGGTCATCACCAGATGACTCAACACTCAAAGATTACTGGAAGGAAAGAGAAAAAGTGAAAGCTTCCAATCATCCTAAAAGTATTCAGAAAATTGCTGAGAAACAAGGTCATGTTTGTCCTGTCTGTGGACAAAGCCTATACAACGGTGAAGAAATCCACAAACATCATAAATTCCCAAGAAAGAAAGGCGGTTTAGATACATACTCAAACCTTGAGTTAGTTCATCTTTATTGTCATCATCAATTCCATTCTGGAGCTACAGCTACATGA
- a CDS encoding NB-ARC domain-containing protein, with protein MNFQEALAVADEAVFVKAGKRLNNVEIAILKGSWEHHTYEEIAASASYSVAYVKRHVGPHLWKLLSEALGEPVSKTNFHSALERRWRLCAKIATPRDLIPNHHATGDNFENPSTTVATKTKIHSRTDWGEAIDVSVFYGRTQELKTLEQWIVKERCRLVAVLGMGGMGKTSLAAKVAQQIHGHFDYVIWRSLYNAPPLFDLLANLIQFFSPDQILETYLPNSIEGRISKLVDYLHQYRCFIILDNVETILQSGRIAGSYREGYEEYAQFFRLIGEIAHNSCLLLTSREKPKEVALLEGQALPVHSLQVSSLNVVDGHTIFAMKGLYGSESELIALVEYYAGNPLAFKIVATTILDIFNGNISQFLQQNTSPFGNIRELLEQQFSRLSNLEKNIMYWLTINREPVSISELRDDLISPIQAQKLTETLESLLRRSLIEKAQPILIEQNFGFFTLQPVVMEYITNEFIQYIWAEVTNHNLDLFKNHALMKATAKDYIREIQIRLIIKPIIDGLLAIFRSKNNLEIQLNQILITLRETFTQDQSYIAGNILNLLHYLKTDLSNYNFSYLTVRQADLRSVNLHNVNFAHANLAQSVFAETFGCVLSVAFSPNQKFLAIGDINGEICLYQVDDWKQLNIFKGHTNWVPAIAFNHDSSILASGSEDQTIKLWNIITGQCLNTLQGHEQGIWSLVFSTDGQVLVSGSDDKTAKIWEVKTGQCLKTLSEHQKMVRAVVLTPDDKILVSGSVDKTLKLWDVGTGKCLRTLQEHEEGVWSAAVSSDGHLLASASGDNTVKIWDLHTGKCLKTLQGHTNWVISVAFSPDGQTLVTGSWDHTIKLWSVSDGACLKTLPGHNNMVRVVKFSPDGKLLASGSDDQSLRLWDVNTGQCLKTIYGYSSKIWSIACSSDGQMLASSSNKTVKLWDFNTGHNFKILTGHNHEIRSVSFSPDGQTLASAGEDHTVKLWDLKTGQCLRTLRGHIRWVWSITFSPDGQTLASGSGDHTVKLWDVKTGQCLQNLHAENHGVLSVTFSPDGFTLASGSYDHTVKLWNVKTGQCLRTLQGHKGWVWSITFSPNGQILGSGSGDHTLKLWDVNTSECFSTLEGHRGWVCSITFSPNGQILGSGSMDQTVKLWDVKNSQYLKTLHGHTRGVLSVSFSPSGQTLISSSEDETLRIWHISTSECRRTLRSKKLYEGMNITNLTGLTEATIINLKTLGAIESELPENSIKPTY; from the coding sequence ATGAACTTTCAAGAAGCCTTGGCAGTGGCTGATGAAGCAGTTTTTGTGAAAGCAGGTAAACGGCTAAATAACGTAGAAATTGCTATCCTCAAAGGTTCTTGGGAGCATCATACCTACGAGGAAATTGCCGCTTCAGCCAGTTACTCAGTAGCATATGTAAAGCGACATGTTGGTCCGCATTTGTGGAAATTACTGTCTGAGGCTTTAGGTGAGCCAGTCAGTAAAACCAACTTTCACTCTGCTTTAGAGCGCCGATGGCGTCTCTGTGCAAAGATAGCAACTCCGAGGGATTTAATCCCAAATCATCATGCTACTGGCGACAACTTTGAGAACCCAAGTACGACAGTGGCTACAAAAACAAAAATTCACAGTCGAACAGACTGGGGGGAAGCAATTGATGTGTCTGTGTTCTACGGACGCACTCAAGAACTCAAGACACTAGAACAGTGGATCGTTAAAGAGCGTTGCCGATTAGTAGCGGTGTTAGGCATGGGAGGGATGGGCAAAACCTCTCTGGCGGCTAAGGTGGCTCAACAAATTCACGGACACTTCGATTATGTTATCTGGCGATCGCTCTATAATGCCCCTCCACTTTTTGATCTGTTGGCTAACTTAATTCAATTTTTCTCCCCAGATCAGATTTTAGAAACTTATTTACCAAACAGCATAGAAGGCAGAATCTCCAAATTAGTTGATTATTTGCACCAATATCGCTGTTTCATAATCCTCGATAATGTTGAGACGATTTTACAAAGTGGCCGTATTGCTGGCAGCTATCGAGAAGGCTATGAAGAATATGCTCAATTTTTTAGATTAATCGGAGAAATTGCCCATAATAGTTGTCTTTTATTGACTTCGCGAGAAAAGCCAAAAGAGGTGGCCTTATTGGAAGGACAAGCACTACCTGTTCACTCATTACAAGTCAGTAGTTTAAATGTGGTGGATGGTCATACAATTTTTGCCATGAAGGGTTTATATGGCTCTGAGTCAGAATTAATAGCATTAGTTGAATATTATGCAGGTAACCCTTTAGCATTCAAGATAGTTGCGACAACAATTTTAGATATTTTTAATGGTAATATTTCTCAATTTCTCCAACAAAACACGTCACCTTTTGGTAATATTCGCGAACTTTTAGAGCAACAATTTTCGCGGTTGTCAAATTTAGAAAAAAATATTATGTATTGGCTGACAATTAATCGTGAGCCAGTTTCAATATCAGAATTGCGAGATGATCTCATATCACCTATACAAGCTCAAAAATTAACCGAGACTCTGGAATCTTTACTTAGGCGTTCTCTGATTGAGAAGGCTCAACCTATTCTTATTGAACAAAACTTTGGATTTTTTACTTTACAACCAGTAGTCATGGAGTATATAACTAATGAATTCATCCAATATATTTGGGCAGAGGTAACTAATCATAATCTTGATTTATTCAAAAACCATGCTTTAATGAAAGCAACGGCAAAAGATTATATTAGAGAAATTCAAATTCGGCTAATCATTAAACCTATTATAGATGGGTTGCTGGCTATTTTTAGAAGTAAAAATAACCTAGAAATCCAACTAAATCAAATTTTAATAACACTGCGAGAAACATTCACCCAAGACCAAAGTTATATAGCTGGAAATATCCTAAATCTGCTTCATTATCTCAAGACTGATCTGAGTAATTATAATTTTTCCTATCTCACAGTTCGGCAGGCTGATTTACGAAGTGTGAATTTGCACAATGTAAATTTTGCTCACGCTAACCTAGCTCAATCCGTATTTGCAGAAACTTTCGGTTGTGTTTTGTCAGTAGCATTTAGCCCCAATCAGAAATTTTTAGCTATCGGGGATATAAATGGTGAAATTTGCTTGTACCAAGTTGATGATTGGAAACAGCTAAACATTTTCAAAGGTCATACTAATTGGGTACCAGCCATTGCCTTTAACCATGATAGTAGTATCCTAGCTAGTGGTAGTGAAGACCAAACAATCAAGCTTTGGAATATCATAACTGGTCAATGTCTCAACACCCTACAAGGACATGAACAGGGTATTTGGTCACTCGTATTCAGTACAGATGGTCAAGTTCTGGTTAGTGGCAGTGATGATAAGACTGCAAAAATATGGGAGGTCAAGACTGGTCAATGCCTGAAAACGTTGTCAGAACATCAAAAGATGGTGAGAGCAGTCGTTTTGACTCCTGATGACAAAATTTTAGTCAGTGGTAGTGTAGATAAAACACTGAAGCTTTGGGATGTTGGTACTGGTAAATGCTTAAGAACTTTACAAGAGCACGAGGAGGGGGTTTGGTCAGCTGCTGTTAGCTCAGATGGACACTTACTAGCTAGTGCTAGTGGGGATAACACAGTCAAGATATGGGATTTGCATACTGGTAAATGTCTCAAAACTTTACAAGGACATACGAATTGGGTAATTTCAGTTGCCTTCAGTCCAGATGGACAAACCCTAGTAACTGGTAGTTGGGATCATACTATCAAGCTGTGGAGCGTCAGTGACGGTGCGTGTCTCAAAACCTTACCAGGGCATAATAATATGGTTCGAGTAGTTAAATTTAGTCCGGATGGTAAACTCCTGGCCAGTGGCAGCGATGACCAATCTTTAAGACTGTGGGATGTCAATACTGGTCAATGTTTAAAAACTATATATGGATATAGTAGTAAGATTTGGTCAATTGCTTGCAGTTCAGATGGTCAAATGTTGGCTAGTAGCAGTAATAAAACAGTCAAACTGTGGGACTTCAACACTGGTCATAACTTCAAAATTTTGACTGGTCATAACCATGAGATCAGATCAGTAAGCTTTAGTCCAGATGGTCAAACTTTAGCTAGTGCTGGTGAAGACCACACAGTGAAGTTATGGGATCTCAAGACTGGTCAATGTCTGCGAACTTTGCGAGGACATATACGTTGGGTCTGGTCAATCACCTTTAGTCCAGACGGTCAAACTTTAGCTAGTGGCAGTGGAGACCACACAGTGAAGTTATGGGATGTCAAAACTGGTCAATGCCTGCAAAATTTACATGCAGAAAATCATGGAGTTTTGTCAGTGACTTTTAGCCCAGATGGTTTCACTCTAGCTAGTGGTAGTTATGACCACACAGTGAAGCTATGGAATGTAAAAACAGGTCAATGCCTGAGAACTTTACAAGGACATAAAGGTTGGGTATGGTCAATCACCTTCAGCCCCAATGGACAAATTTTAGGTAGTGGCAGTGGAGACCATACACTGAAGTTATGGGATGTCAACACCAGTGAATGCTTCAGTACTTTAGAAGGACATAGAGGTTGGGTTTGCTCAATCACCTTCAGTCCCAATGGGCAAATTTTAGGTAGTGGTAGTATGGATCAAACAGTTAAACTATGGGATGTCAAAAATAGCCAATATCTAAAAACTTTACATGGACATACTCGTGGAGTTTTATCAGTAAGTTTTAGTCCTAGTGGGCAGACTTTAATTAGTAGCAGTGAAGACGAAACGCTAAGAATTTGGCATATTTCAACAAGTGAATGTAGAAGAACTTTGAGGAGTAAAAAACTTTATGAGGGTATGAATATTACCAACTTGACTGGGTTAACTGAGGCAACGATTATCAATCTCAAGACTTTAGGGGCGATTGAGTCTGAACTGCCTGAAAATTCTATCAAACCCACATACTAA
- a CDS encoding group II intron maturase-specific domain-containing protein yields the protein MGVASEAFRSLDDWMFKRECRYVNHTHPNRNNKWRKNKYWGRLNLERKDRWVFGDKRYRFSPDKIFLVQYSKASTCSW from the coding sequence ATAGGTGTTGCCTCTGAGGCATTCAGAAGCTTAGATGACTGGATGTTTAAACGGGAATGTAGATATGTAAATCATACACATCCGAATAGAAATAATAAATGGCGTAAAAATAAGTATTGGGGAAGGCTGAACCTGGAAAGAAAAGATAGATGGGTGTTTGGAGATAAACGCTACAGGTTTTCACCTGATAAAATTTTCTTGGTTCAATATTCAAAGGCATCAACTTGTTCTTGGTAG
- a CDS encoding four helix bundle protein, whose amino-acid sequence MSYRNQFIWQRAVQLAINCYKFTRLFPQSELYGLTSQIRRSSVSVASNIAEGYGRRSKPEYIQFLHIALGSLRELDTQLIIAKQVDLADKNLFIPLLKEVEEMQSILVASLNKLKA is encoded by the coding sequence ATGAGTTACAGAAATCAGTTTATCTGGCAAAGGGCAGTTCAACTTGCCATCAATTGTTATAAATTTACCCGCCTATTTCCTCAATCAGAATTGTATGGTTTAACCAGCCAAATCCGACGTTCTTCTGTATCTGTGGCATCCAACATAGCTGAAGGCTATGGTAGGCGCTCAAAGCCAGAATACATACAGTTTTTACATATTGCATTAGGCTCTTTAAGAGAACTTGATACGCAATTAATCATTGCCAAACAAGTAGATTTAGCCGACAAAAATCTTTTTATACCCCTATTAAAAGAAGTTGAGGAAATGCAAAGTATATTAGTTGCCAGTTTAAACAAACTTAAAGCTTGA
- a CDS encoding ISL3 family transposase, whose protein sequence is MSVLTHLLPDSTNLKLESWIVDETKTQIKLIVSVIKPVVNCPVCNQPTHKIHSRYERKLADLPLSDYSISLQLRVRKFFCINTLCKRRIFTERLTNLTVPWARRTLRLAQRLSAIGLANGGAAGVRLSEQLGLKVSRNTLLKLVRSIPLPLIVTPHTLGVDDFCFRKCKTYGTALIDLENSRPIALLKDAKAETLAEWLKAHPGVKVVSRDRSKVYESGIRQGSPEAIHVADRFHLLQNLAETLNQVFATHHQTLKAVDEAYNLSSVTQTDGSVVVRVPRPSRQQQALQLVEQRRARRVAIHQQVWDLHHQGWSAKAIARQVGIGVTSVFRYLRSPTLPETTGRRSRGRSILVPYQEYILRRWNEGCHEGLILFKEIQQQGYKGSYDTVARYTRCIRTAQGIKPRKRHLVKSLPKVTQPKKLCLTPRRAVWLVLRKPESQQPEDKELMALLIAQHPDLAEAIKLAQGFAQIVRQRLPEQLQQWLTVADSSNLRAFRRFAKRLREDYDAVKAGVTMSVSNGPVEGHINRLKMLKRQMYGRAKIDLLERRFLLAI, encoded by the coding sequence ATGTCAGTGCTAACTCACCTATTACCAGATTCAACAAACCTAAAACTGGAGAGTTGGATTGTGGACGAAACAAAGACTCAGATCAAGTTGATTGTTTCCGTAATCAAGCCAGTAGTTAATTGTCCAGTTTGTAACCAACCAACTCACAAAATTCATAGTCGCTACGAGCGCAAGTTAGCAGACTTGCCGCTTTCTGATTACAGCATTAGTTTACAGTTACGCGTGCGAAAGTTTTTTTGCATCAACACTTTGTGTAAACGGCGTATTTTTACAGAAAGGCTGACCAATTTAACCGTACCTTGGGCGCGAAGAACTCTACGTTTAGCTCAAAGACTGAGTGCAATTGGTTTAGCTAATGGTGGTGCAGCCGGGGTCAGACTTTCAGAGCAATTAGGGTTAAAAGTCTCTCGCAACACGCTATTAAAATTGGTACGCTCAATCCCACTCCCACTCATCGTAACGCCACATACTCTTGGGGTAGACGACTTCTGTTTTCGTAAATGTAAAACCTACGGCACAGCACTAATTGACCTGGAAAACAGCCGACCAATCGCTTTATTGAAGGATGCAAAAGCAGAAACTCTAGCAGAATGGTTGAAAGCTCACCCTGGTGTCAAAGTCGTCTCACGAGACAGGTCAAAAGTTTATGAAAGTGGTATTCGTCAAGGATCGCCTGAAGCCATTCATGTTGCAGACCGTTTTCACTTATTGCAGAACTTAGCTGAAACACTTAACCAAGTTTTCGCTACACATCATCAAACTCTCAAAGCTGTCGATGAAGCGTACAATCTTTCATCAGTAACCCAAACTGATGGTAGTGTAGTTGTGCGAGTACCACGACCCAGCCGTCAACAACAGGCACTACAATTAGTAGAACAACGCCGTGCTAGGCGAGTTGCTATCCATCAGCAAGTGTGGGACTTACATCACCAAGGTTGGAGCGCAAAAGCTATAGCTCGTCAAGTTGGGATTGGTGTAACAAGTGTATTTCGCTATTTACGTAGTCCTACCCTCCCGGAAACAACTGGACGAAGAAGCCGAGGTCGAAGTATCCTAGTCCCTTACCAGGAATATATCCTTAGACGCTGGAATGAAGGTTGTCACGAAGGCTTAATTTTGTTTAAGGAAATTCAACAGCAGGGTTACAAAGGGAGTTATGATACTGTAGCCCGTTACACACGGTGCATCCGTACAGCCCAAGGAATCAAGCCACGAAAACGCCATTTAGTTAAGTCTTTACCAAAAGTCACTCAACCCAAAAAACTTTGTCTCACGCCTCGTCGTGCAGTATGGCTAGTGCTACGGAAACCGGAGTCGCAACAGCCAGAAGATAAGGAATTAATGGCACTACTAATAGCACAACATCCAGATTTAGCCGAAGCTATCAAGTTAGCTCAAGGTTTTGCTCAAATTGTACGTCAACGACTCCCTGAACAACTTCAACAGTGGCTAACTGTTGCAGACAGTAGTAATTTGAGGGCTTTTCGCCGTTTTGCTAAACGATTGCGTGAAGACTACGATGCGGTGAAAGCAGGTGTAACTATGTCAGTTAGTAATGGCCCAGTTGAAGGACATATTAATCGACTAAAAATGTTAAAGCGACAGATGTATGGTCGTGCCAAAATAGACCTGCTGGAGCGACGATTTTTGTTGGCTATTTGA
- a CDS encoding dynamin family protein produces MIETTAHAQLDLFQQRRKTLLALIQRQLELLDSLDMKGWQETLHRVEKRLQVDSFKVLILGESKGGNSTFINAMLGDKVLPAYAKPCAAIINEVKWGERKRALLHYTNSPDNGAKLVKEIPIDKIEEYVVIKDKISELKENPYEKLELFCPLEICRNGVEIIDFPGLNFREIRQKATRDYISTVDAVLFVLSSGFLSSQRELNFMDNSLLSMGHKDIFFVCNQINQIRAKERESIKEYAFSKLVSPTKRGKKSIFFIDALGALEGRLELDEVRLNQSGVPELEKELATFLTNQKGRLKILQADQEFKGAIREAQRIIPERATLLITGVKTLERRFETAQKTLNLLELERQQIVIRLSNFIKDTQPFIHQKIQQFLDVITETKIAEWMTEYELEEPFRFLKLECLTTQIEKVVEEVKNHLAQRIETEFFTWQFSELQPFLTARLESLMRELEKRAEVFVKNIENLRVDLIVGTSTSQNVITYQETKVSLLERVIAASGGFSLSDSVAGVLGTAFDFQKMVKGLIAQTVLFAVTSAFADLNPFILIPAMLIGGIVQGDWKNESTNDEIKKAVTEKFINQICTDTYQRSNELSNAIVQKISKIKDAIDQEFCQEIQNIRDQVDSILKEKQKGQSNVEQKLYELVTIRKILDAIDSELNELITQVATM; encoded by the coding sequence ATGATTGAGACTACCGCCCACGCACAGTTAGATTTGTTTCAACAACGACGGAAAACTTTACTTGCTCTCATTCAACGCCAACTAGAATTATTAGATTCCTTGGATATGAAAGGTTGGCAAGAAACTTTGCATAGAGTAGAAAAACGTCTTCAAGTAGATAGTTTTAAAGTACTTATTTTAGGAGAATCCAAGGGCGGTAACAGCACTTTTATTAATGCCATGCTAGGTGATAAAGTTTTACCCGCTTATGCAAAACCTTGTGCCGCCATTATTAATGAGGTTAAATGGGGAGAGCGCAAACGTGCTTTACTGCATTACACTAATTCTCCAGATAATGGAGCCAAGCTAGTCAAAGAAATTCCTATTGATAAAATTGAAGAGTATGTTGTCATTAAAGATAAAATAAGTGAACTTAAAGAAAACCCTTACGAAAAGTTAGAATTATTTTGTCCTTTAGAAATTTGTAGAAATGGTGTTGAAATTATTGACTTTCCTGGACTAAACTTTCGTGAAATTCGCCAGAAAGCCACAAGGGATTATATATCCACTGTTGATGCTGTTTTATTTGTTTTATCTTCTGGGTTTCTTTCTTCTCAAAGAGAACTTAATTTCATGGATAACAGTTTGCTTAGTATGGGCCATAAAGATATTTTCTTCGTTTGCAATCAAATTAACCAAATTAGAGCCAAAGAAAGAGAAAGTATTAAAGAATATGCTTTCTCTAAACTAGTTTCTCCCACCAAGCGTGGTAAAAAAAGTATATTTTTTATTGATGCTCTGGGTGCTTTGGAAGGTCGTCTAGAACTAGATGAGGTAAGACTAAATCAATCTGGTGTACCTGAACTAGAAAAAGAATTAGCAACATTCCTCACTAACCAAAAAGGACGACTTAAAATTCTTCAAGCGGATCAAGAATTTAAAGGAGCAATTCGTGAAGCACAACGAATAATCCCTGAGCGAGCAACACTCCTAATTACTGGTGTAAAAACCTTAGAACGAAGATTTGAAACGGCACAAAAAACATTGAATTTACTAGAATTGGAACGTCAGCAAATAGTTATTCGCTTATCGAACTTTATTAAAGATACCCAGCCATTTATACATCAAAAAATACAGCAATTTCTTGATGTAATTACTGAAACAAAAATTGCAGAATGGATGACGGAATATGAACTTGAAGAGCCATTTCGATTTTTAAAATTAGAATGTCTAACTACACAGATAGAAAAAGTAGTCGAAGAAGTTAAAAACCATCTTGCTCAGAGGATAGAGACAGAATTTTTTACATGGCAATTTTCAGAATTACAACCATTTTTAACTGCCCGATTAGAAAGCCTAATGCGTGAATTAGAAAAAAGAGCAGAAGTATTTGTTAAGAATATAGAAAATCTCCGTGTTGATTTAATTGTCGGCACTTCTACTTCTCAAAATGTAATCACATATCAAGAAACAAAAGTCTCTTTACTTGAACGTGTTATTGCTGCATCTGGAGGATTTTCGTTATCAGATTCTGTTGCAGGTGTACTTGGAACAGCTTTTGATTTTCAAAAAATGGTAAAAGGTTTAATTGCACAAACTGTTCTATTTGCTGTAACTTCTGCCTTTGCTGATCTCAATCCTTTTATTCTGATTCCAGCTATGCTTATCGGCGGTATAGTCCAAGGAGATTGGAAAAATGAGTCAACTAATGACGAAATAAAAAAAGCAGTAACTGAGAAATTTATCAACCAAATTTGTACAGACACTTACCAAAGGTCTAACGAACTTAGCAATGCTATTGTTCAGAAAATCAGCAAGATAAAGGATGCTATTGACCAAGAATTTTGTCAGGAAATTCAAAATATTCGAGACCAGGTAGATTCTATTTTGAAAGAAAAGCAAAAAGGGCAAAGTAATGTCGAGCAAAAATTGTATGAATTGGTAACTATTCGCAAAATTTTAGATGCAATTGACAGCGAATTAAATGAACTAATTACCCAAGTAGCTACTATGTAA
- a CDS encoding reverse transcriptase domain-containing protein, whose product MQTERNVNVTKRTTDWQHVNWRKAYCIVRNLRQRIFKAVQKGNYRLVRSLQKLMMRSYSNIVLSVRKVTQTNHGKNTPGVDKLLVKTPEARGFLVDSLRKFIPWKPLPAKRVYIPKSNGKKRPLGIQTIIDRCLQAIVKNALEPFWEFHFELSSYGFRPGRSTHDAISKIYMIVRPNKKKKWVLDADIKGCFDNISRNFLMKTIGNFPARKLIDQWLKAGYMEEGKFSETLTGIPQGAIISPLLANIALHGMEDALGVKYNRRGEIVSRRAVVRYADDFAIFCETKEDAEQAQIDISEWLKSRGLELYKREN is encoded by the coding sequence ATGCAGACCGAAAGGAATGTAAATGTAACCAAAAGAACAACCGATTGGCAACACGTCAATTGGCGCAAAGCCTATTGCATAGTTAGAAACCTAAGACAGAGAATATTCAAGGCTGTCCAGAAAGGAAACTATCGATTAGTGAGAAGCTTGCAAAAGCTAATGATGCGTAGCTATTCTAACATTGTACTTTCCGTTAGAAAAGTTACACAAACTAATCATGGCAAGAATACGCCAGGTGTGGACAAACTTTTGGTGAAAACACCAGAAGCCAGGGGATTTTTAGTTGATTCACTCAGAAAATTTATTCCTTGGAAACCACTACCAGCTAAACGGGTGTATATCCCTAAATCCAATGGGAAAAAACGACCTTTAGGTATACAAACAATAATAGACCGTTGCTTACAGGCGATTGTTAAGAACGCACTGGAACCCTTTTGGGAATTCCATTTTGAATTAAGCAGTTACGGCTTTAGACCTGGAAGAAGTACCCACGATGCAATCAGTAAAATCTATATGATTGTACGTCCAAATAAAAAGAAAAAGTGGGTATTAGATGCCGATATTAAAGGTTGTTTTGACAACATTTCCCGAAATTTTCTGATGAAAACCATTGGTAACTTTCCCGCAAGAAAGCTAATAGACCAATGGTTGAAAGCAGGATATATGGAAGAAGGAAAATTCTCCGAAACGCTCACAGGTATACCACAGGGGGCTATTATTTCGCCCCTCCTCGCTAATATTGCGTTGCATGGGATGGAAGATGCACTGGGAGTAAAGTATAACCGACGCGGTGAAATTGTCAGCAGACGCGCAGTTGTGAGATATGCAGATGATTTTGCAATCTTCTGTGAAACAAAAGAGGATGCAGAACAAGCCCAAATTGATATAAGTGAATGGTTGAAATCTAGGGGACTCGAACTATACAAAAGAGAAAACTAG
- a CDS encoding tyrosine-type recombinase/integrase translates to MVYSDSSAPLPPIKLIPLDDETANITNIQCRGINRKIKTTAPTDIRWVKVQEFLRSNNFALNSRKLYERELKRFLGWTELHYHELRSRHLAQYKEYLMTEAYIEGDKPLSKSSINAGLAAIKSFFKWFIITYPEIIATNPTLGIKLEKVPVPPAQSLTEKEMQQVWVALEFLGETKQRDIVLIHILNHGLRAGEVVNLNVGSFDGKLLFLPDTKTNEPRLVPLRSYSREVIAEYLQFREEQGEVLTSLSPLLISHHHSHKGKRLSYHGIYFAVEKIGEIAGIDNLHPHAFRHTYATDLLLLGVDPSHARKLTGHQSEKAFRRYTLRSEQEAAISAYYRAIGEEV, encoded by the coding sequence ATGGTTTATAGTGATAGTTCTGCTCCTTTACCACCCATTAAACTCATTCCCCTTGATGACGAAACTGCAAATATTACTAATATACAGTGCAGAGGAATTAATAGAAAGATAAAAACCACTGCACCAACGGACATAAGGTGGGTAAAGGTACAGGAATTTTTACGCAGTAATAACTTTGCACTCAACAGCCGCAAGTTATATGAACGGGAACTAAAACGGTTTTTAGGTTGGACAGAACTGCACTATCATGAGTTGCGCTCCCGGCATCTGGCACAATACAAAGAATATCTAATGACTGAAGCCTATATAGAGGGAGATAAACCTCTTTCCAAAAGTAGTATCAATGCGGGGTTGGCGGCAATTAAAAGTTTCTTTAAATGGTTTATTATCACCTATCCAGAGATTATTGCTACCAATCCCACACTGGGGATAAAGCTGGAAAAAGTACCCGTGCCGCCAGCACAGAGTTTAACTGAGAAAGAAATGCAACAGGTATGGGTAGCTTTGGAGTTTTTGGGAGAAACAAAGCAGCGAGATATTGTACTCATTCACATTCTCAATCATGGACTCCGTGCTGGGGAAGTGGTTAATTTAAATGTTGGTTCGTTTGATGGCAAGTTGCTGTTTTTACCTGATACGAAAACTAATGAACCACGTCTAGTTCCGTTACGTTCATATAGTCGGGAAGTAATTGCTGAGTATCTGCAATTTCGTGAGGAGCAGGGTGAGGTATTGACTAGCCTTAGTCCATTGCTAATTTCACACCATCATTCACACAAGGGGAAACGGTTAAGTTATCACGGTATTTATTTTGCAGTAGAGAAAATAGGAGAAATTGCCGGGATTGATAATTTACATCCCCATGCTTTTCGTCATACTTATGCTACTGATTTATTGTTATTAGGTGTTGACCCTAGTCATGCACGTAAGTTGACGGGACATCAAAGTGAGAAAGCTTTCCGGCGGTATACTCTGCGTAGTGAACAAGAAGCTGCTATCTCGGCTTATTATCGTGCTATTGGTGAAGAAGTATAA